Proteins encoded together in one Impatiens glandulifera chromosome 1, dImpGla2.1, whole genome shotgun sequence window:
- the LOC124932520 gene encoding tubulin-folding cofactor B — protein sequence MASKLQIQGDESVVLRVTHSNMKSFSSDVRFSLSMTLEAVKDKLWKKCGTSVDSMRLQLYDDGRSKLCDLSDNMKPLGFYHPQDGFILHVIDLDPSSVTSGGWLEDTSLVEKYTISDEAFDKLDGTFRKFKDKIAHQNPSAHEKKISDDYMEDFCANIKIGDRCKVEPGEKRGVVKYVGRAENLPHGFWVGVQYDEPLGKNDGMVKGIRYFDCPPLHGAMVRPDKVEVGDFPEADPFEEDEI from the exons ATGGCATCCAAATTGCAGATTCAAGGGGATGAATCAGTTGTTTTACGAGTTACTCATTCTAACATGAAAAGCTTTTCAAGTGATGTCCGCTTCTCACTTTCG ATGACATTAGAAGCTGTCAAGGATAAGCTGTGGAAGAAGTGTGGCACTTCTGTAGATTCAATGCGTCTTCAGCTATATGATGATGGGCGTTCAAAACTCTGTGATTTGAGTGATAACATgaaacctctcggtttttatcACCCACAAGATGG GTTCATACTGCATGTTATAGATCTTGATCCATCCTCAGTAACCTCTGGAGGCTGGTTAGAAGACACGTCATTGGTTGAGAAGTACACAATCTCTGACGAAGCATTTGACAAACTTGATG GTACTTTCAGAAAGTTCAAGGACAAGATTGCCCATCAAAATCCGTCTGCTCATGAAAAGAAA ATATCAGATGATTACATGGAAGACTTTTGTGCAAATATCAAG ATAGGGGACAGATGTAAGGTTGAACCAGGAGAAAAAAGAGGGGTCGTCAAATATGTGGGGCGGGCAGAAAATCTTCCACATGGTTTCTGGGTTGGAGTTCAATATGACGAGCCTCTTGGGAAAAATGATGGCAT GGTGAAAGGTATAAGATATTTTGATTGCCCTCCCCTCCATGGAGCAATGGTGAGGCCAGACAAAGTGGAg GTTGGAGACTTTCCAGAGGCAGATCCATTCGAggaagatgaaatatga